In a single window of the Thunnus maccoyii chromosome 7, fThuMac1.1, whole genome shotgun sequence genome:
- the dpt gene encoding dermatopontin: MNPVLVVLVSSLLAAVAGQSHDHYDMGWVNGYRQGFNFQCPHGEVLVAIRSYFSREDGSDRLWSFECQPAPEGLGEPSDCWWDDINRAGMEWTSTCTRNGLVAGIQSKYFESVLDREWQFYCCYYKRRCPYSCMKTSDIPEYHGEEAELVIPTYGYFIRGAQTTFSGVLRDRQWKYILCRMTDFDCRFENL, translated from the exons ATGAATCCTGTTCTGGTTGTGCTTGTGTCGTCCTTGCTTGCCGCAGTGGCAGGTCAGTCTCACGACCATTATGACATGGGATGGGTCAACGGCTACCGACAGGGCTTCAACTTCCAGTGTCCCCACGGAGAGGTCCTCGTGGCCATCAGGAGCTACTTCAGTAGAGAGGATGGCTCAGACCGCTTGTGGTCGTTTGAATGCCAGCCGGCACCTGAAGGACTGGGGGAGCCCAGTGACTGCTGGTGGGATGACATCAACCGTGCTGGGATGGAGTG GACTTCTACATGCACCCGCAACGGTCTGGTTGCAGGCATACAGAGCAAGTACTTTGAAAGTGTTCTTGACCGGGAATGGCAATTCTACTGCTGCTATTACAAACGCCGCTGTCCCTACTCCTGCAT GAAGACTTCCGACATTCCTGAATACCACGGAGAAGAGGCAGAGCTGGTTATCCCCACTTATGGCTACTTTATCCGAGGTGCCCAGACCACATTCAGTGGTGTGCTGAG AGATCGACAGTGGAAGTACATCCTGTGCAGAATGACCGACTTTGATTGTCGATTTGAAAATTTATAG